One region of Natronobacterium texcoconense genomic DNA includes:
- a CDS encoding YhjD/YihY/BrkB family envelope integrity protein: MSTDVRDGLAFGKTVVEGIQEKNVPFMAASIAYQAFISLLPLLVLVFFFVTIVGDEQFAQQVTETTEGALPESGQLFVEESIEDSPATAGSTVIGIVVLVWGSLKIFRGLDKAFSEIYDTAEEGSFVDTVRDALIVFGAIGGALLVAAGMGIAFAFLPDIPGLGLVQSLLLVVVLTLAFYPMYYYFPDVGASRREVIPGVVLAAVGWMALQSLFRVYVGFAADEGGGVLGGIILLLTWLYFGGLILLSGAVVNAIGTGYLEPGSDDQPSDHGTDAIPESDRDPFVDDVRRDREQLAERAATLERDRDQLRNDLEAQRTRRYRLEDQVDDLKRRTHELEAENDRLRRELEQQREPAWRRTLQTVLTRVGDVRVGVLERK, translated from the coding sequence ATGTCGACCGACGTTCGAGACGGCCTCGCGTTCGGAAAGACCGTCGTCGAGGGGATTCAGGAGAAGAACGTGCCGTTTATGGCCGCGAGCATCGCATACCAGGCGTTTATCTCGCTGTTGCCGCTGCTGGTGCTCGTGTTCTTTTTCGTTACGATCGTCGGCGACGAGCAGTTCGCCCAGCAGGTCACGGAGACGACGGAAGGAGCCCTTCCCGAGAGCGGACAGTTGTTCGTCGAGGAGTCGATCGAGGACTCGCCCGCGACCGCAGGATCGACGGTCATCGGGATCGTCGTCCTCGTATGGGGATCGCTGAAGATCTTCCGCGGTCTCGACAAGGCGTTCTCGGAGATCTACGACACGGCAGAAGAGGGGTCGTTCGTCGACACGGTCCGGGACGCGCTGATCGTGTTCGGCGCGATCGGTGGTGCACTGCTAGTCGCGGCGGGAATGGGGATCGCGTTCGCGTTCCTGCCGGATATCCCCGGTCTCGGACTCGTCCAGTCGCTGTTGCTCGTGGTGGTCCTCACGCTCGCGTTCTACCCGATGTACTACTACTTCCCCGACGTCGGTGCCTCCAGACGCGAGGTGATCCCGGGCGTCGTGCTCGCGGCCGTCGGCTGGATGGCGCTCCAGTCACTGTTTCGCGTCTACGTCGGCTTCGCCGCCGACGAGGGAGGTGGCGTGCTCGGCGGGATCATCCTGCTGCTGACGTGGCTCTACTTCGGCGGACTGATTCTGCTGTCGGGGGCCGTCGTCAACGCGATCGGTACGGGCTATCTCGAGCCAGGAAGCGACGACCAGCCGTCCGATCACGGCACCGACGCCATCCCCGAATCCGACCGCGATCCTTTCGTCGACGACGTCCGGCGCGACCGCGAGCAACTCGCCGAGCGCGCGGCAACCCTCGAGCGCGACCGCGATCAGTTACGAAACGACCTCGAGGCCCAGCGAACCCGCCGGTACCGTCTCGAGGATCAGGTCGACGACCTCAAGCGGCGGACTCACGAACTCGAGGCGGAGAACGACCGGTTGCGTCGGGAACTCGAACAGCAGCGCGAACCGGCCTGGCGTCGGACGCTACAGACCGTGTTGACGCGCGTCGGTGACGTCCGGGTCGGCGTCCTCGAGCGCAAGTGA